In a genomic window of Vigna angularis cultivar LongXiaoDou No.4 chromosome 6, ASM1680809v1, whole genome shotgun sequence:
- the LOC108342932 gene encoding protein PHR1-LIKE 2 isoform X1, with amino-acid sequence MYPRLIHPHDGIVAQDDMQAAASNLSHSHKGDPCLVLTADPKPRLRWTQDLHERFVDAVTQLGGASKATPKAIMRTMNVKGLTLFHLKSHLQKYRLGKQSGKDVGEGCKDGSYLLESPGTENTSPKLPTSDTNEGYEIKEALRAQMEVQSKLHLQVEAEKHLQIRQDAERRYMAMLERACKMLADQFIGATVIDTDSQKFQAIGSKTPRGTLVDPLGFYSLPSAEVAGVNVPDEEIAPSLPPQRADCSTESCLTSHESSGGLTLEGSPGGGKRRMLGMDSMAAPLIWSEAKMRTQAINVAQGSLPQGITRYNIKVDIIDEHHLSLTV; translated from the exons ATGTACCCGAGGCTCATACACCCCCATGATGGGATTGTGGCGCAGGATGACATGCAGGCTGCTGCTTCCAACCTCTCTCACTCTCACAAGGGAGACCCTTGTCTCGTTCTCACTGCTGATCCCAAACCTCGCCTTCGTTGGACTCAGGACTTGCACGAACGATTCGTTGATGCCGTCACACAGCTTGGGGGAGCAAGTA AAGCTACACCAAAAGCAATCATGCGGACCATGAATGTCAAGGGTCTGACTCTGTTTCATTTGAAGAGTCATCTTCAG AAATACAGGCTTGGTAAGCAATCTGGGAAAGATGTTGGTGAAGGATGCAAAGACG GTTCATATCTTTTAGAAAGCCCTGGCACTGAGAACACTTCTCCAAAGCTGCCAACTTCCGACACAAACGA GGGATATGAAATCAAGGAGGCATTGAGAGCACAGATGGAAGTGCAGAGTAAGTTACATTTGCAAGTGGAG GCAGAGAAGCATTTGCAGATTCGGCAGGATGCAGAAAGGAGATACATGGCCATGCTTGAAAGAGCTTGCAAGATGCTGGCTGATCAATTTATTGGTGCTACAGTTATAGACACTGACAGCCAAAAGTTTCAAGCAATTGGAAGCAAAACACCTAGAGGTACTTTGGTTGATCCTCTTGGATTTTACTCCTTGCCATCAGCTGAGGTGGCCGGGGTGAATGTTCCAGATGAAGAAATAGCACCTAGTCTCCCACCCCAAAGGGCTGATTGTTCAACTGAAAGTTGTTTAACCTCACATGAAAGTTCTGGAGGATTGACTTTAGAAGGATCACCCGGTGGGGGAAAAAGAAGGATGCTAGGCATGGACTCCATGGCAGCTCCTTTGATCTGGAGTGAAGCTAAGATGAGAACTCAGGCCATCAATGTGGCCCAAGGTAGTCTTCCTCAAGGAATAACTAG GTATAACATCAAAGTTGATATCATCGATGAACACCACCTCTCTTTGACCGTCTAA
- the LOC108342932 gene encoding protein PHR1-LIKE 2 isoform X2: MYPRLIHPHDGIVAQDDMQAAASNLSHSHKGDPCLVLTADPKPRLRWTQDLHERFVDAVTQLGGASKATPKAIMRTMNVKGLTLFHLKSHLQKYRLGKQSGKDVGEGCKDGSYLLESPGTENTSPKLPTSDTNEGYEIKEALRAQMEVQSKLHLQVEAEKHLQIRQDAERRYMAMLERACKMLADQFIGATVIDTDSQKFQAIGSKTPRGTLVDPLGFYSLPSAEVAGVNVPDEEIAPSLPPQRADCSTESCLTSHESSGGLTLEGSPGGGKRRMLGMDSMAAPLIWSEAKMRTQAINVAQGSLPQGITRYGM, translated from the exons ATGTACCCGAGGCTCATACACCCCCATGATGGGATTGTGGCGCAGGATGACATGCAGGCTGCTGCTTCCAACCTCTCTCACTCTCACAAGGGAGACCCTTGTCTCGTTCTCACTGCTGATCCCAAACCTCGCCTTCGTTGGACTCAGGACTTGCACGAACGATTCGTTGATGCCGTCACACAGCTTGGGGGAGCAAGTA AAGCTACACCAAAAGCAATCATGCGGACCATGAATGTCAAGGGTCTGACTCTGTTTCATTTGAAGAGTCATCTTCAG AAATACAGGCTTGGTAAGCAATCTGGGAAAGATGTTGGTGAAGGATGCAAAGACG GTTCATATCTTTTAGAAAGCCCTGGCACTGAGAACACTTCTCCAAAGCTGCCAACTTCCGACACAAACGA GGGATATGAAATCAAGGAGGCATTGAGAGCACAGATGGAAGTGCAGAGTAAGTTACATTTGCAAGTGGAG GCAGAGAAGCATTTGCAGATTCGGCAGGATGCAGAAAGGAGATACATGGCCATGCTTGAAAGAGCTTGCAAGATGCTGGCTGATCAATTTATTGGTGCTACAGTTATAGACACTGACAGCCAAAAGTTTCAAGCAATTGGAAGCAAAACACCTAGAGGTACTTTGGTTGATCCTCTTGGATTTTACTCCTTGCCATCAGCTGAGGTGGCCGGGGTGAATGTTCCAGATGAAGAAATAGCACCTAGTCTCCCACCCCAAAGGGCTGATTGTTCAACTGAAAGTTGTTTAACCTCACATGAAAGTTCTGGAGGATTGACTTTAGAAGGATCACCCGGTGGGGGAAAAAGAAGGATGCTAGGCATGGACTCCATGGCAGCTCCTTTGATCTGGAGTGAAGCTAAGATGAGAACTCAGGCCATCAATGTGGCCCAAGGTAGTCTTCCTCAAGGAATAACTAGGTATGGCATGTAG